One Spiroplasma endosymbiont of Cantharis nigra DNA segment encodes these proteins:
- a CDS encoding lipoprotein, translated as MRKLLSLLGAISLIATSSATVVACGQDEVVPPVVVNYDELVKSLKNDVNEIFWKHLNDNVYKNLVGLPDTESQYYFLNRTKIIENSNLSAEDIDPFDLQQLEKDIKKVLEVDQLSMELNKLKNVNEYKVILNDVNDLLKAVVIDWKSLIIKSYESSAEDKLYLGNVIVDYKIQIQYKGEKSIETFDIDENFKYTSTNSDSLKKASDDFYKNIAKDYFSSTDSNDKKHTNLNWEDIKDKKKSYEGLGKTDKEFKKYYQDDSKTNGFEKSLIDFIKKNYFEKVGNTLPLSFEGDLIYKSSEMSNYSMFDTINKFKKYNSKSSVQFDYKEDSGRIFLNTIFRNNPNDLTTKNNLLTHYFKKTNYDIWKSDFEIKKESFLEGLKLENESSIKESSEYKSSTALGYVNLTGLSINLANGIYIHELPDFKLAVNYMVDINQSDAQILDKIAEFSVENLKIWHKVFGVSHNYEYPDYNSNEDFLMSLKSSKLTDEMTKKFPDGNNVNANLTSHFNEVFTLKNSPYLVETRENLLNETNIIEDSLYSIGINDLAQNSNAWTYSAFDWTANKKTGINIKANGKSEQRNNKNLYFILGYVNFYIDLDKITMGAIELGDKELVKFI; from the coding sequence ATGAGAAAATTATTGAGTTTATTAGGAGCAATAAGTTTAATAGCAACATCAAGTGCAACTGTAGTTGCTTGTGGTCAAGATGAGGTTGTTCCACCTGTAGTAGTAAATTATGATGAACTTGTTAAGTCATTAAAAAATGATGTTAATGAGATTTTTTGAAAGCATTTAAATGATAATGTATATAAAAATTTAGTTGGTCTTCCGGACACAGAGAGCCAATATTATTTTTTAAATAGAACTAAAATAATTGAAAATAGTAATTTAAGTGCTGAGGATATTGATCCTTTTGATTTACAACAGTTAGAAAAAGATATTAAAAAAGTATTAGAAGTTGATCAATTATCAATGGAATTAAATAAATTGAAAAATGTAAATGAGTATAAGGTTATTTTAAATGATGTTAATGATCTATTAAAAGCTGTGGTCATCGATTGAAAATCATTAATTATTAAATCATATGAATCTTCAGCTGAAGATAAACTTTATTTGGGGAATGTGATTGTTGATTATAAAATTCAAATTCAGTATAAAGGTGAGAAATCAATTGAAACTTTTGATATAGATGAAAATTTTAAGTATACTTCAACAAATAGTGATTCTTTAAAAAAGGCAAGTGATGACTTTTACAAAAATATTGCGAAAGATTATTTTTCATCAACAGATTCAAATGATAAAAAACACACTAATTTAAATTGAGAAGATATTAAAGATAAGAAAAAGTCATATGAAGGACTTGGAAAAACAGATAAAGAGTTTAAAAAATATTATCAAGATGATTCAAAAACTAATGGTTTTGAAAAATCTTTAATTGATTTTATTAAAAAGAATTATTTTGAAAAAGTTGGAAATACATTGCCTCTTTCTTTCGAAGGAGATTTAATATATAAATCTTCAGAGATGAGTAATTATTCAATGTTTGATACAATTAATAAATTTAAAAAATATAATAGTAAATCAAGTGTACAATTTGATTACAAAGAGGATTCAGGAAGAATATTTTTAAACACTATATTTAGAAATAATCCAAATGATTTGACAACAAAAAATAATTTATTAACTCATTATTTTAAGAAAACAAATTATGATATTTGAAAAAGTGACTTTGAGATTAAAAAAGAAAGTTTCTTAGAAGGATTAAAATTAGAAAATGAAAGTAGTATAAAAGAAAGTAGTGAATATAAAAGCTCAACAGCTTTAGGTTATGTTAACCTTACAGGACTTTCAATTAATTTAGCTAATGGTATTTATATTCATGAATTACCTGATTTTAAATTAGCAGTAAATTATATGGTAGATATTAATCAAAGTGATGCACAAATTTTAGATAAAATTGCTGAATTCTCTGTTGAAAATTTAAAAATTTGACATAAAGTATTTGGAGTTTCACATAATTATGAATATCCAGATTATAATTCAAATGAGGATTTTTTAATGAGTTTAAAATCTTCAAAACTTACTGATGAAATGACTAAAAAGTTTCCTGATGGAAATAATGTAAATGCAAATTTGACTAGTCACTTTAACGAAGTTTTTACTTTAAAAAATAGTCCTTATTTAGTTGAAACTAGAGAAAATTTACTTAATGAGACAAATATTATTGAAGATTCATTGTACAGTATAGGAATTAATGATTTAGCGCAAAATTCTAATGCATGAACATATTCAGCTTTTGATTGAACAGCTAATAAAAAAACTGGTATTAATATTAAAGCAAATGGTAAAAGTGAACAGAGAAATAATAAAAATCTATACTTCATTTTAGGTTATGTTAACTTCTATATTGATTTAGATAAAATTACTATGGGAGCAATAGAACTTGGTGACAAAGAATTAGTTAAATTTATATAA
- a CDS encoding glycoside hydrolase family 68 protein produces the protein MKLLLSLLGTVIIPSASISNIVVKEEIQINHNTYRWTEMTASKVKFNNERLMPNIDYSNKTAFIENYDIWDSWALMNNDGSVATVNGYQIWFALSKPADGSGETKIMYFYSKTGSNWIPGGYVLYENLIKGSEEWSGSALYDENTKQVNLFYTVSNLTYGKNWNQRIALAKLNLNFDNITPKFEKPIFHKIIAEADGDLYQTHEAAEATGYDKQKWAFRDPFYFRDPKTGQEYLLFEGNTGLLTGKEGERLPEYTGGFEDYPDDYDFERSNMANSAIGIAKLDLDSGNVELLNPLWASNLVSDETERPSLIYNKKFDRYYMFTTTHGYYNMNLAPGLNENDSLHGFTSKGSLFGEMTPINEDGLILYSKPEKIESENEIIWNENYAYAWGVISDNLDSEYLLTLAFSNFSSDGKNELKKIRGAAPSLLLKIVDDKILVEDELLPAQVMR, from the coding sequence ATGAAATTATTATTAAGTTTACTTGGGACAGTAATAATACCAAGTGCCTCAATATCAAACATAGTAGTTAAAGAAGAAATACAAATTAATCATAATACTTATAGATGAACAGAAATGACAGCATCAAAAGTTAAATTCAATAATGAAAGGTTAATGCCTAACATTGACTATTCAAATAAAACAGCTTTTATTGAGAATTATGATATTTGAGATAGTTGAGCATTAATGAATAATGATGGAAGTGTAGCAACTGTAAATGGTTATCAAATATGATTTGCTTTATCAAAACCAGCTGATGGTAGTGGGGAAACAAAAATTATGTACTTTTATTCTAAAACAGGAAGTAATTGAATTCCAGGGGGATATGTTTTATATGAAAATTTAATTAAAGGTTCAGAAGAATGATCTGGCTCTGCTTTATATGATGAAAATACTAAACAAGTTAATTTATTTTATACTGTATCTAATCTTACTTATGGTAAGAACTGAAATCAAAGAATTGCTTTAGCAAAACTAAACTTAAATTTTGATAATATAACTCCAAAATTTGAGAAACCTATTTTTCACAAAATAATTGCTGAAGCAGATGGGGACTTATATCAAACTCATGAAGCAGCTGAAGCAACAGGGTATGATAAACAAAAATGAGCTTTCAGAGATCCATTTTATTTTAGAGATCCAAAAACAGGTCAAGAGTATTTATTATTTGAAGGAAATACAGGTTTATTAACTGGTAAAGAAGGAGAAAGACTACCTGAATATACTGGCGGTTTTGAAGATTATCCTGACGATTATGATTTTGAGAGATCAAATATGGCAAATTCAGCTATTGGAATTGCTAAATTAGATTTAGATAGTGGAAATGTTGAATTATTAAACCCTCTATGAGCTTCAAATTTAGTTTCTGATGAAACCGAAAGACCAAGTTTAATTTATAATAAAAAATTCGATAGATATTATATGTTTACAACAACTCATGGATACTATAATATGAATTTAGCTCCAGGTTTAAATGAAAATGATAGTTTACATGGGTTTACATCAAAAGGAAGTTTATTTGGTGAAATGACTCCTATAAATGAAGATGGTTTAATTTTATATTCTAAACCTGAAAAAATCGAAAGTGAAAATGAGATAATTTGAAATGAAAATTATGCTTATGCATGAGGAGTAATTTCAGATAATTTGGATTCAGAATATTTATTAACTTTAGCTTTTAGTAATTTTTCATCTGATGGTAAAAATGAATTGAAAAAAATAAGAGGAGCAGCTCCAAGTTTATTATTAAAAATTGTTGATGATAAAATATTAGTAGAGGATGAACTACTTCCTGCTCAAGTCATGAGATAA
- a CDS encoding ABC transporter ATP-binding protein — protein MEEIIKFDNYTKKYKKKVIGPLNCLIKRARITALLGSSGSGKTVILNSLLGIIKDFKGNIEIETSSRKSGKYFLVNKNIGYYTQMDFSLYVVSAYKFLLDICIMMGIEKKESVKKIEYWMKYFDIWESKDKSIRSFSWGMKNRMNLILCFIKDPEIIILDEPGANLDSYWRNKIKTLLVEAKKAGKTVVITVHNIDEIADIIDDFIIIDNGKNIFSGSTEELNVYAKYKLYVNEKFDEKDFRTFLEELGIKTFKYDIDENSLVVAIENFKQINYLFLYLIKNNLPIKNLVKLPINMESIYKALEAKE, from the coding sequence ATGGAAGAAATTATAAAATTTGATAACTATACTAAAAAATATAAAAAGAAAGTAATTGGACCTTTAAATTGTTTAATTAAAAGGGCTAGAATTACAGCATTACTTGGAAGTAGTGGAAGTGGAAAGACTGTTATTTTAAACTCATTATTAGGAATAATAAAAGATTTTAAAGGAAACATTGAAATTGAAACTAGTTCAAGAAAATCGGGAAAGTATTTTTTAGTAAACAAAAATATTGGTTATTATACTCAAATGGATTTTTCTTTGTATGTTGTTAGTGCATATAAATTTCTTTTAGATATTTGTATAATGATGGGTATTGAGAAAAAAGAATCAGTTAAAAAAATTGAGTATTGAATGAAATACTTTGATATTTGAGAATCAAAGGATAAATCAATTAGAAGTTTTTCATGAGGAATGAAAAATCGAATGAATTTAATACTGTGCTTTATTAAAGATCCAGAAATTATTATATTGGATGAACCTGGAGCAAACCTTGATTCGTATTGAAGAAATAAAATTAAGACTTTATTAGTAGAGGCTAAAAAAGCTGGAAAAACTGTTGTGATAACTGTTCATAACATTGATGAAATTGCAGATATTATTGATGACTTCATAATTATTGATAATGGAAAAAATATATTTAGTGGTTCTACTGAAGAACTAAATGTTTATGCCAAATATAAGTTATATGTAAATGAAAAGTTTGATGAAAAAGACTTTAGAACTTTTTTAGAGGAATTAGGCATAAAGACATTTAAATATGATATTGATGAGAATTCATTAGTAGTGGCAATTGAAAATTTTAAACAAATAAATTATTTATTTTTATATCTAATTAAAAATAATTTGCCAATAAAAAACTTGGTTAAATTACCAATAAATATGGAATCTATTTATAAGGCATTGGAAGCAAAAGAGTAA
- a CDS encoding ABC transporter permease encodes MKKVIPGLWIVKFSFKLIIKERSFVIFNGLYFLFSLFIAIYSVIQKNISNFLMIFDYYVLLTIFVILFILCLRLTQYFYVVKRDDKTMNIIITQQLSRKKLFSYQFMAFILLIFINLFISYLLINIINMLFLLEVNLFLLKITTTYLVYSLISCVFLINFFLLISLFTNIQVSTIVATLILASTFISNLPYTFLIQGEESKKISLSYKGSNTIFSVNEVYDSYDLKKHVLNKQLKYPNLSFSIYDDFIKNKYETDPNSLTNNFDTDKNIQNRLQFWIKLGIIEEKNKVVELKTPTKIVGVNSNSKIAKWKGDEITFKFQLKYRFLSIEELENKIKSNEFDEENIKIVEEFISFTNFITTKFSDFQDKFSNLFDTFILLSDPDNIDKNYIKNVTNPEEENLLFESKNLTEFYQSYFAYSNNKLVLENSKVENLVEDELFFPTMLSARILENYFIRYTNNMVIFENSTVIKDENWTKYSKSRKTYSIFFQMNFISNMMQNYIYYGGRNYDDMWFEPESSSKIIFNKQDNLFMAKPTYTIKLNERNAIDEKTYNNFIAPYFYIVLQLAIAIINYYVAKNKFKKLDLTG; translated from the coding sequence ATGAAAAAAGTTATTCCTGGATTATGAATAGTAAAATTTAGTTTTAAATTAATTATAAAAGAAAGATCATTTGTGATATTTAATGGACTATATTTTTTATTCTCCTTATTCATAGCAATTTACTCTGTTATTCAAAAAAATATTAGTAATTTCCTAATGATTTTTGATTACTATGTTTTATTAACAATCTTTGTTATATTATTTATTCTTTGTTTAAGATTAACTCAATACTTTTATGTAGTTAAACGTGATGATAAAACCATGAATATAATTATTACACAGCAACTTTCAAGAAAGAAATTGTTTTCTTATCAGTTTATGGCGTTTATATTACTAATTTTTATAAATTTATTTATTAGTTATTTATTAATAAATATTATAAATATGCTTTTTCTACTAGAAGTTAATTTATTTTTGTTAAAGATTACAACAACTTATTTAGTATACTCATTAATTAGTTGTGTATTTTTAATTAACTTCTTTTTATTAATTTCTTTATTTACAAATATTCAAGTTTCTACAATTGTAGCTACTTTAATACTTGCAAGTACTTTTATTAGTAATCTTCCTTATACATTTTTAATTCAAGGAGAAGAAAGTAAAAAGATTTCTTTATCTTATAAAGGCAGTAATACTATTTTTTCTGTAAATGAAGTCTATGATAGCTATGATTTAAAAAAACATGTTTTAAATAAGCAATTAAAATATCCAAACTTGAGTTTTTCTATTTATGATGATTTTATTAAAAATAAATATGAGACAGATCCAAACTCACTTACTAATAATTTTGATACTGATAAAAATATTCAAAACAGATTACAATTTTGAATAAAATTGGGAATTATAGAAGAAAAAAATAAAGTTGTTGAATTAAAAACTCCAACTAAAATTGTTGGAGTTAACAGTAATTCAAAAATTGCAAAGTGAAAGGGTGACGAAATTACATTTAAATTTCAATTAAAATATAGATTTTTATCAATTGAAGAGTTAGAAAATAAAATAAAAAGTAATGAATTTGATGAAGAGAATATAAAAATTGTTGAAGAATTTATTAGTTTTACAAATTTTATAACAACTAAATTCAGTGATTTTCAAGATAAGTTTTCTAACTTATTTGATACCTTTATTTTATTAAGTGACCCAGATAACATTGATAAAAATTATATTAAAAATGTAACAAATCCAGAAGAAGAAAACTTATTATTTGAGAGTAAAAACTTAACTGAATTTTATCAAAGCTACTTTGCTTATTCAAATAACAAACTAGTTTTAGAAAACTCTAAAGTTGAAAATTTAGTTGAAGATGAATTGTTCTTTCCTACAATGTTAAGTGCAAGAATACTAGAAAATTATTTTATACGTTATACAAATAATATGGTTATTTTTGAGAATAGCACTGTTATAAAAGATGAAAACTGAACTAAGTATTCAAAATCAAGAAAAACTTACAGTATCTTTTTTCAAATGAACTTTATTTCAAATATGATGCAAAATTATATTTATTATGGTGGAAGAAACTATGATGATATGTGATTTGAACCTGAAAGTTCAAGTAAAATAATTTTTAATAAGCAAGATAATTTGTTTATGGCTAAACCAACATATACGATTAAACTTAATGAGAGAAATGCCATTGATGAAAAGACATATAATAATTTTATTGCTCCATACTTTTATATAGTACTACAGTTAGCAATAGCAATTATTAATTACTATGTAGCAAAAAATAAATTTAAAAAATTAGATTTGACAGGATAA